One genomic window of Streptomyces sp. NBC_01498 includes the following:
- the manA gene encoding mannose-6-phosphate isomerase, class I — MDRLSNTVRPYAWGSTTLIPELLGTAPTGEPQAEMWMGAHPGAPSRVNRSTTPLEHPLSDVIAAAPEAELGAPTVSKFGPRLPFLLKLLAAGAPLSLQVHPNPGQAREGYAAEESQGVPIDAPYRNYKDTNHKPELVCALTPFDGLCGFRAPAETADLLARLDVDSLKPYVDLLHAHPEEAALREVLTAVLTADPDEMSHTVHSSAEAAARLGGEYSPYVSIARHYPGDPGVIAAMLLNHVQLQPGEALFLGAGVPHAYLNGLGVEIMANSDNVLRCGLTPKHVDVPELLRIVRFEATDPAVLRPEASSSGEELYDTPIDEFRLSRYVLAPGATPRELTVGTPQILLCTEGTPRANDIDLAPGGSVFVPAGEKTELTGSGTIYRATVVA; from the coding sequence ATGGACCGCCTCTCCAACACCGTGCGCCCCTACGCCTGGGGTTCCACGACCCTCATCCCGGAACTGCTCGGCACCGCCCCCACCGGCGAGCCCCAGGCCGAGATGTGGATGGGCGCCCACCCCGGGGCCCCGTCCCGCGTGAATCGATCCACCACCCCCCTCGAACACCCCCTCTCCGATGTCATCGCGGCTGCCCCCGAGGCGGAACTCGGTGCCCCCACCGTCAGCAAATTCGGCCCACGTCTTCCCTTCCTGCTCAAACTCCTCGCGGCCGGCGCCCCCCTCTCCCTTCAGGTCCACCCCAACCCCGGCCAGGCGAGGGAGGGTTACGCGGCAGAGGAATCCCAGGGCGTCCCCATCGACGCGCCCTACCGCAACTACAAGGACACCAACCACAAGCCCGAACTCGTCTGCGCCCTCACCCCCTTCGACGGACTCTGTGGCTTCCGCGCCCCCGCCGAGACGGCCGACCTCCTCGCCCGCCTCGACGTCGACTCGCTCAAGCCGTACGTGGACCTCCTGCACGCACACCCCGAGGAGGCCGCGCTGCGCGAAGTCCTCACCGCCGTGCTGACCGCCGACCCCGACGAGATGTCCCACACGGTTCATTCCTCCGCCGAAGCCGCAGCACGCCTCGGTGGCGAGTACTCGCCATATGTATCGATTGCCCGGCACTACCCGGGCGACCCGGGCGTCATCGCGGCCATGCTGCTCAACCACGTACAACTCCAGCCCGGAGAAGCTCTCTTCCTCGGCGCGGGCGTCCCGCACGCGTATCTGAACGGCCTCGGCGTCGAGATCATGGCCAACTCGGACAACGTCCTCCGCTGCGGCCTCACCCCCAAACACGTCGACGTGCCGGAACTGCTCCGCATCGTGCGCTTCGAAGCCACCGACCCCGCCGTGCTGCGCCCCGAGGCGTCGTCGTCCGGTGAGGAGCTGTACGACACCCCGATCGACGAGTTCCGCCTCTCCCGGTACGTCCTCGCGCCCGGTGCGACGCCTCGCGAACTCACCGTCGGCACACCCCAGATCCTGCTCTGCACCGAGGGCACACCACGCGCCAACGACATCGACCTCGCGCCGGGGGGTTCCGTCTTCGTCCCCGCGGGCGAAAAGACCGAACTGACCGGTTCGGGAACGATCTACCGCGCCACCGTCGTCGCCTGA